The following proteins come from a genomic window of Ornithinimicrobium cryptoxanthini:
- a CDS encoding cell wall-binding repeat-containing protein, which yields MAGASAQPPLPQAEVGAGKIDREVSAQIEEKGATDFWVRFEARPDMGSFKSIKDLDERRIALYEALTSAAESSQKQMRADLDDKDVDYQAFWATNSIRVSGGDESLVTSLAAQSGVEGIYPTFEVEAPDPEEGQPEMAPSVVEWGIADINADDVWNDYGVTGEGIVIANIDTGVQYDHPALVNQYRGNNGDGTFTHDYNWFDAAGTSPEVPADTNGHGTHTMGTMVGDDGGANQIGVAPGATWIAANGCCPTDQALIDSGEWLLAPTKLDGSAPDATKAPHIINNSWGTELPSNEPFMEDVIEAWDAAGIFSMWANGNSGPACETSGSPGSRIIAYSVGNYNSSHTISGSSSKGAGQDGEIKPNISAPGSNVRSAVPGSAYANYSGTSMASPHAAGAVALAWSAAPALVGDIEGTRALLDSSAIDTENLMCGGTVEDNNVFGEGRLDALALVSAAPIGDTGSINGVVTDADSGETMSGVAISIEGPISRNAVTNDAGAYDVLVSTGDYTVEASSFGYETQSQDVTVTAGAEVTADFELQAVPSATISGTVTDGSGHGWPLYAKVSVAGTDLHTYTDPGTGEYSLDLPTGTTHTLEFQAQYPGYVTATQEVTVEGAATVDEQIVVNAETCNAPGYAFNSAGVVENFDGTTQPDGWTVTDEAGSGQVWVFDDPRNRGNLTGGTGGYAIVDSDDYGNGGVQDTSLVSPSVDMSSLAEPVVGFKHDYNAFLGADESGAVDVSVDGGETWENLATYTADSNGEVVLPMPTAANATDVQVRFHYSASWDYWWQVDDVFVGNRSCDASIDGGLVVGTVTGADNDEGVVGATVTSVDAPEESGTTVATPDDENLADGFYWLFSTLTGAHDFEAAARNFESQVQSVDVAADDAVRADFTLGSGFVTVAPDSITTDVVLGDSATEDLTITNTGSGTAEVTLSEVAGDFEIQRADGTTALMSEMHDAEGAPLQTIETEVSFAQHASDASATADPASRGVAADPWTDLAQLGAVNMDGRAVNLDGTWYVIGGGSGSVSYDTVQRYDEADMAWTPVAPLPSPRNAVTAGVVNGQIVVSGGWVAAGTTSETLVYDAGADSWTAVADNPVAVSAAGQAVVDGKLYSVGGCSTAECTPMSNAVTAYDLASDSWETLANYPAGVAFASCAGVGGEVFCTGGNSGAAATAASYVYSPDSDTWTAIADAPVDTWASQYAGANGMLIVNGGVQGGDITNATIAYDVTAGEWVDLPNSNTAVYRGAAACGFGKFGGSTGNFDAIAGTEYLPGFDDCGAAGADVDWLSLSGTEFEIPAGESVTVEVTTDGAVPQPGVYTAGISVRTNTPQSIDTIPVTMNVSAPSFWGKLMGTVSGESCEAATAPLAGASVDIRPTEVDAPRWILSTDAEGAYARWIDSRVGVVDVTASKDGYYPESAETDVPRGEVTTQDFTLLDAACEVPGPVHPTVVRHAGDDRFATAVEVSGAYAPGVSVAFVASGRDYPDALTGAALAGSLEGPVLLTNPGSLPDVTATELSRLQPQRVVILGGPNSVSQPVMDLVGTVTGDASVERIAGDDRYETAAKVAQEFTSADVVYVATGENYPDSLAAAAFAGSADAPLLLVHHGSIPAAIVGELDRLDPAQIVLLGGTASVSGAVSDLLADWAPVERIAGENRFETAALLSAGLDTADEAFVASGYAWPDALTGSALAGALDAPQLLTRATTIPAVTWDELERLKPGTIHLTGGVDTISQEVEDLLNTLE from the coding sequence ATGGCAGGCGCCAGCGCCCAGCCCCCGCTGCCCCAGGCAGAAGTCGGAGCAGGCAAGATCGACCGAGAGGTCAGTGCCCAGATCGAGGAGAAGGGCGCGACCGACTTCTGGGTGCGCTTTGAGGCGCGCCCAGACATGGGGTCGTTCAAGTCCATCAAGGACCTCGACGAGCGCCGCATCGCCCTTTATGAGGCCCTGACGAGCGCTGCGGAGAGCAGCCAGAAGCAGATGCGCGCCGACCTGGATGACAAGGACGTCGACTACCAGGCGTTCTGGGCCACCAACTCCATCCGGGTCAGCGGTGGCGACGAGTCCCTGGTGACCTCGCTCGCGGCCCAGAGCGGCGTGGAGGGCATCTATCCCACGTTTGAGGTCGAGGCGCCCGACCCCGAGGAGGGCCAGCCCGAGATGGCTCCCTCCGTGGTGGAGTGGGGGATCGCCGACATCAACGCCGACGACGTGTGGAACGACTACGGCGTCACCGGCGAAGGCATCGTCATCGCCAACATCGACACCGGCGTCCAGTACGACCACCCGGCACTGGTCAACCAGTACCGCGGCAACAACGGTGACGGCACCTTCACCCACGACTACAACTGGTTTGACGCAGCCGGCACCTCTCCGGAGGTCCCCGCGGACACCAACGGCCACGGCACCCACACGATGGGCACCATGGTGGGCGACGACGGCGGAGCCAACCAGATCGGTGTCGCACCTGGTGCGACCTGGATCGCGGCCAACGGTTGTTGCCCGACGGACCAGGCGCTGATCGACTCCGGTGAGTGGCTGCTCGCCCCCACCAAGCTGGACGGCAGCGCACCGGACGCGACCAAGGCACCGCACATCATCAACAACTCCTGGGGCACCGAGCTGCCGTCCAACGAGCCGTTTATGGAGGACGTGATCGAGGCCTGGGACGCCGCGGGCATCTTCAGCATGTGGGCCAACGGCAACAGCGGCCCGGCCTGTGAGACCTCTGGCTCCCCGGGCAGCCGGATCATCGCCTACTCGGTCGGCAACTACAACTCCAGCCACACCATCTCGGGCAGCTCGAGCAAGGGTGCTGGCCAGGACGGCGAGATCAAGCCCAACATCTCCGCTCCGGGCAGCAACGTGCGCTCGGCCGTCCCGGGCAGCGCTTATGCCAACTACTCCGGCACCTCGATGGCGTCGCCGCACGCGGCCGGCGCAGTGGCGCTGGCGTGGTCGGCCGCACCGGCTCTGGTCGGTGACATCGAGGGCACCCGTGCCCTGCTGGACAGTTCCGCGATCGACACTGAGAACCTGATGTGCGGCGGCACCGTCGAGGACAACAACGTCTTCGGTGAGGGCCGCCTGGACGCGCTCGCCCTCGTGTCGGCGGCGCCGATCGGTGACACCGGCAGCATCAACGGTGTGGTGACCGACGCAGACTCCGGCGAGACCATGAGCGGTGTCGCCATCTCGATCGAGGGCCCGATCAGCCGCAACGCGGTGACCAACGACGCAGGTGCCTACGACGTGCTCGTGAGCACTGGCGACTACACGGTGGAGGCCAGCTCGTTCGGTTACGAGACGCAGTCGCAGGACGTCACCGTCACTGCCGGTGCAGAGGTCACTGCTGACTTCGAGCTGCAGGCGGTGCCCAGTGCGACCATCTCCGGCACCGTGACCGACGGCTCTGGCCACGGCTGGCCGCTCTACGCCAAGGTGAGTGTGGCAGGCACGGACCTGCACACCTACACCGACCCGGGGACCGGTGAGTACTCGCTGGACCTGCCGACCGGCACGACCCACACCCTGGAGTTCCAGGCGCAGTACCCGGGTTACGTGACCGCCACGCAGGAGGTCACCGTCGAGGGCGCGGCCACCGTGGACGAGCAGATCGTGGTCAACGCCGAGACCTGCAACGCCCCCGGCTATGCCTTCAACAGTGCGGGCGTGGTCGAGAACTTCGACGGCACGACGCAGCCCGACGGCTGGACCGTCACCGATGAGGCTGGCAGCGGTCAGGTGTGGGTCTTCGACGACCCCCGGAACCGCGGCAACCTCACCGGCGGCACGGGCGGCTACGCCATCGTCGACAGCGACGACTACGGCAACGGCGGCGTCCAGGACACCTCCCTGGTCTCCCCGTCGGTCGACATGAGCTCGCTGGCCGAGCCGGTCGTCGGTTTCAAGCACGACTACAACGCCTTCCTGGGCGCCGATGAGTCTGGTGCCGTCGACGTGAGTGTCGATGGTGGCGAGACCTGGGAGAACCTGGCGACCTACACCGCGGACAGCAACGGCGAGGTGGTGCTGCCGATGCCCACCGCGGCGAACGCGACCGACGTCCAGGTGCGCTTCCACTACAGCGCATCCTGGGACTACTGGTGGCAGGTCGACGACGTGTTCGTCGGCAACCGCAGCTGTGACGCCTCCATCGACGGCGGTCTCGTCGTCGGCACGGTGACTGGCGCGGACAACGACGAAGGCGTCGTCGGCGCGACGGTGACCAGCGTCGACGCTCCGGAGGAGTCCGGGACCACCGTGGCCACTCCGGACGACGAGAACCTCGCGGACGGCTTCTACTGGCTGTTCTCGACGCTGACCGGTGCGCACGACTTCGAGGCCGCCGCACGCAACTTCGAGTCCCAGGTCCAGAGTGTCGACGTCGCCGCCGATGACGCGGTGCGCGCCGACTTCACCCTGGGCTCTGGCTTCGTGACGGTCGCTCCCGACTCCATCACCACAGACGTGGTGCTGGGCGATAGCGCCACCGAGGACCTCACCATCACCAACACCGGCTCGGGGACCGCAGAGGTCACCCTGAGCGAGGTCGCGGGTGACTTCGAGATCCAGCGTGCCGACGGCACCACGGCGCTCATGAGCGAGATGCACGATGCCGAGGGTGCGCCGCTGCAGACGATCGAGACCGAGGTCTCCTTCGCTCAGCACGCGAGCGACGCATCAGCGACGGCTGACCCTGCCTCACGCGGGGTTGCGGCCGACCCGTGGACCGACCTGGCGCAGCTGGGCGCGGTCAACATGGACGGCCGCGCTGTCAACCTGGACGGGACCTGGTACGTGATCGGCGGCGGCTCCGGCTCGGTGTCCTACGACACCGTGCAGCGCTACGACGAGGCCGACATGGCCTGGACCCCGGTGGCGCCACTGCCCAGCCCGCGCAACGCGGTGACGGCGGGTGTCGTCAACGGTCAGATCGTCGTCTCCGGCGGTTGGGTCGCAGCTGGCACCACGTCGGAGACACTGGTCTACGACGCGGGTGCCGACAGCTGGACGGCAGTCGCTGACAACCCGGTGGCGGTTTCGGCTGCCGGCCAGGCAGTGGTCGACGGCAAGCTCTACTCCGTGGGTGGCTGCAGCACTGCTGAGTGCACGCCGATGTCGAACGCCGTCACGGCATACGACCTGGCGAGTGACAGCTGGGAGACCCTGGCCAACTACCCCGCTGGGGTGGCGTTCGCCTCCTGCGCCGGAGTCGGCGGCGAGGTCTTCTGCACCGGTGGCAACAGCGGTGCTGCCGCCACTGCTGCCAGCTACGTCTACAGCCCGGACTCGGACACCTGGACGGCGATCGCCGACGCCCCGGTCGACACCTGGGCGAGCCAGTATGCCGGCGCGAACGGCATGCTGATCGTCAACGGTGGCGTGCAGGGTGGCGACATCACCAACGCCACGATCGCGTATGACGTGACCGCTGGTGAGTGGGTCGACCTGCCCAACTCCAACACCGCGGTCTACCGCGGTGCGGCGGCGTGCGGGTTCGGCAAGTTCGGTGGATCGACGGGCAACTTCGACGCGATCGCCGGCACCGAGTACCTGCCCGGCTTCGACGACTGTGGCGCTGCTGGCGCCGATGTCGACTGGCTGTCGCTGAGCGGCACCGAGTTCGAGATCCCTGCCGGGGAGAGCGTGACCGTCGAGGTCACGACCGACGGCGCCGTCCCCCAGCCGGGTGTCTACACGGCCGGGATCAGCGTGCGGACCAACACCCCGCAGTCCATCGACACCATCCCGGTGACGATGAATGTCAGCGCTCCGAGCTTCTGGGGCAAGCTGATGGGCACCGTCTCCGGGGAGTCGTGTGAGGCGGCTACCGCGCCGCTCGCCGGTGCCTCGGTCGACATCCGTCCGACGGAGGTCGACGCGCCGAGGTGGATCCTGTCCACCGACGCTGAGGGTGCCTACGCACGCTGGATCGACTCGAGGGTCGGAGTCGTGGACGTCACGGCGTCCAAGGACGGCTACTACCCGGAGTCGGCCGAGACCGACGTTCCTCGCGGCGAGGTCACCACGCAGGACTTCACCCTGCTGGATGCGGCCTGCGAGGTCCCCGGGCCGGTCCACCCGACCGTGGTGCGCCACGCCGGTGATGACCGGTTCGCCACAGCGGTCGAGGTCTCTGGTGCCTATGCCCCAGGGGTGTCGGTGGCCTTCGTGGCCAGCGGCCGGGACTACCCCGACGCGCTCACCGGTGCCGCACTGGCCGGGAGCCTCGAGGGTCCGGTGCTGCTGACCAACCCGGGTTCGCTGCCGGACGTGACGGCCACTGAGCTGAGCCGTCTGCAGCCGCAGCGGGTCGTCATCCTCGGTGGGCCCAACTCGGTGTCTCAGCCGGTCATGGATCTCGTCGGCACCGTCACCGGTGATGCATCGGTGGAGCGGATCGCTGGCGACGACCGTTATGAGACTGCCGCGAAGGTTGCTCAGGAGTTCACCTCGGCCGACGTGGTTTATGTCGCGACTGGGGAGAACTACCCCGACAGCCTGGCCGCCGCTGCCTTCGCCGGCAGCGCCGACGCACCGCTGCTGCTGGTCCACCACGGCAGCATCCCGGCGGCGATCGTGGGCGAGCTGGACCGGCTCGACCCGGCCCAGATCGTGCTGCTGGGTGGCACCGCGTCGGTGAGCGGGGCGGTCAGTGACCTGCTGGCCGACTGGGCGCCTGTCGAGCGCATCGCTGGTGAGAACCGCTTCGAGACGGCAGCCCTGCTGTCGGCCGGGCTGGACACCGCCGACGAGGCGTTTGTCGCGAGCGGCTACGCATGGCCGGACGCGTTGACCGGTTCGGCGCTGGCCGGTGCGCTTGACGCGCCGCAGCTGCTGACCCGGGCCACCACGATTCCCGCGGTGACGTGGGATGAGCTGGAGCGTCTGAAGCCGGGCACCATCCACCTGACCGGTGGTGTCGACACCATCAGCCAGGAGGTTGAGGACCTGCTCAACACCCTGGAGTAG
- a CDS encoding helix-turn-helix domain-containing protein, with protein MASTPDERARLLTQLDPSVPVLVLPSVAAAQQWLSAQGAGQGQQPGPGAVAAQEAAQGAAPRQQPTEPGVRLHQDRQALGFGSVEVTLTALEFALLRLLIREPGRVWRFDELVHQVWGTDHVGDTSQVHALVKRLRAKLARERAPMAIEAVRGVGFRAVRPRRRPAH; from the coding sequence GTGGCCTCCACTCCTGACGAACGGGCCCGACTGCTCACCCAGCTGGACCCGTCCGTGCCCGTCCTGGTGCTCCCGTCGGTGGCCGCCGCGCAGCAGTGGCTGTCCGCCCAAGGCGCCGGCCAGGGCCAGCAACCGGGACCGGGTGCCGTGGCCGCGCAGGAGGCGGCGCAAGGCGCTGCGCCCAGGCAGCAGCCGACCGAACCGGGGGTGCGGCTTCACCAGGACCGCCAGGCACTGGGATTCGGGTCTGTCGAGGTCACCCTGACGGCTCTGGAGTTCGCGCTGCTGCGCCTGCTCATCCGCGAACCCGGCCGGGTCTGGCGGTTCGACGAGCTGGTGCACCAGGTGTGGGGCACCGACCACGTGGGCGACACCAGCCAGGTGCACGCCCTCGTCAAGCGGCTGCGCGCCAAGCTCGCGCGCGAGCGCGCCCCCATGGCCATCGAGGCCGTCCGGGGCGTCGGCTTCCGCGCGGTGCGTCCGCGGCGCCGCCCGGCACACTGA
- a CDS encoding A/G-specific adenine glycosylase: MATSADPSGILPPLLDWYAAHARDLPWRQEDCSPWGVLVSEVMLQQTPVARVEPIWHEWLARWPEPGDLAAEPTGEALRAWGRLGYPRRALRLHACAVQLTEEHGGLVPADLGALRSLPGIGSYTAAAVAAFAFGIRATVVDTNVRRVQARAVTGEALPAPSLTVAETALAQRLLPVDPGTAARWSVAVMELGALVCTARSPACGRCPIQQSCAWRAGGYPAYDGPPRRGQAWHGTDRQCRGLIMAALREAPDAVDLSALTALWPDAEQCARALDGLVADGLAERVGQGRVQLPG; the protein is encoded by the coding sequence GTGGCCACGTCAGCCGACCCGTCCGGCATACTCCCCCCGCTGCTCGACTGGTATGCCGCACACGCCCGGGACCTCCCCTGGCGGCAGGAGGACTGCTCCCCCTGGGGGGTCCTGGTCTCCGAGGTGATGCTGCAGCAGACTCCGGTCGCCCGGGTGGAGCCGATCTGGCACGAGTGGCTGGCCCGCTGGCCGGAACCGGGTGACCTTGCAGCCGAGCCGACGGGTGAGGCGCTGCGGGCGTGGGGCAGGTTGGGCTATCCGCGGCGCGCCCTGCGGCTGCACGCGTGCGCGGTGCAGCTGACCGAGGAGCACGGCGGGCTGGTGCCGGCTGACCTCGGTGCGCTGCGCTCCCTGCCGGGCATCGGGTCCTACACCGCTGCTGCGGTCGCGGCCTTCGCCTTCGGGATCCGGGCGACCGTCGTCGACACCAACGTGCGGCGGGTCCAGGCGCGGGCTGTCACGGGCGAGGCCCTCCCCGCACCCTCGCTGACGGTCGCGGAGACCGCGCTGGCGCAGCGGCTGCTGCCCGTGGACCCAGGGACTGCGGCTCGGTGGAGCGTCGCGGTGATGGAGCTGGGTGCCCTGGTGTGCACGGCCCGCTCCCCCGCCTGCGGGCGCTGCCCGATCCAGCAGAGCTGCGCGTGGCGGGCAGGCGGCTATCCCGCCTACGACGGACCGCCCCGACGCGGTCAGGCGTGGCACGGGACCGACCGGCAGTGCCGCGGCCTGATCATGGCGGCGTTGCGGGAGGCCCCCGACGCGGTCGACCTCAGCGCGTTGACCGCGCTCTGGCCCGATGCGGAGCAGTGCGCGCGGGCTCTGGACGGTCTGGTCGCCGACGGCCTCGCGGAGCGGGTGGGGCAGGGGCGTGTGCAGCTGCCGGGGTGA
- the disA gene encoding DNA integrity scanning diadenylate cyclase DisA has translation MERSNDGTLRSTLAAVAPGTDLRDGLERVLRGRTGALVVLGYDKSIEALCSGGFELDVEFSATRLRELAKMDGAIVLDRDGTRIVRAATQLVPDPSIETRESGTRHRTAERVAKQTGHPVVSVSQSMAIVAIYVGEERHVLEASTAILSRANQALQTLERYKSRLDEVSSNLSALEIEDLVTIRDVTAVLQRLEMVRRISDEITQYALELGTDGRLMSLQLEELTGGLGNDRELVIRDYAEFTDDDLSVGEVLDCLSSISGTDLLDMSSAARCLGFSVVGDGLDASISPRGYRLLHRIPRLPSVVIDRLVEQFSTLQALLSASLEELMTVEGVGEGRARAVREGLSRLAEASILERYV, from the coding sequence GTGGAGCGCAGCAACGACGGGACCTTGCGGTCAACGCTGGCTGCCGTCGCGCCCGGGACGGACCTGCGCGACGGCCTCGAGCGGGTCCTGCGCGGCCGCACCGGGGCGCTGGTCGTGCTGGGCTACGACAAGTCGATCGAGGCGCTCTGTTCGGGCGGTTTTGAGCTGGATGTCGAGTTCTCCGCCACGCGGTTGCGTGAGCTGGCCAAGATGGACGGTGCCATCGTCCTGGACCGGGACGGCACCCGGATCGTGCGGGCGGCCACCCAGCTCGTGCCAGACCCCTCGATCGAGACTCGCGAGAGCGGCACCAGGCACCGCACGGCGGAGCGGGTGGCCAAGCAGACCGGCCACCCCGTGGTCTCCGTCAGCCAGTCGATGGCGATCGTGGCGATCTATGTCGGCGAGGAGCGCCATGTGCTGGAGGCCTCCACGGCGATCCTGTCCCGCGCCAACCAGGCCCTGCAGACGCTGGAGCGCTACAAGTCGCGCCTCGACGAGGTGAGCAGCAACCTGTCGGCCCTCGAGATCGAGGACCTGGTCACCATCCGCGACGTGACCGCGGTGCTGCAGCGGTTGGAGATGGTGCGCCGCATCAGCGACGAGATCACGCAGTACGCCCTCGAGCTGGGCACCGACGGGCGCTTGATGAGCCTGCAGCTGGAGGAGCTCACCGGTGGTCTCGGCAACGACCGCGAGCTCGTCATCCGGGACTACGCCGAGTTCACCGACGACGACCTCTCGGTCGGCGAGGTGCTCGACTGCCTGTCCTCGATCAGCGGCACCGACCTGCTCGACATGTCCTCGGCTGCCCGCTGTCTGGGCTTCAGCGTGGTCGGTGACGGCCTGGACGCCAGCATCTCCCCCCGCGGCTACCGGCTGCTCCACCGCATCCCACGCCTGCCGTCGGTCGTCATCGATCGCTTGGTCGAGCAGTTCAGCACCCTGCAGGCGCTGCTCTCGGCGAGCCTGGAGGAGCTGATGACGGTGGAGGGCGTCGGTGAGGGCCGCGCCCGCGCCGTGCGCGAGGGGCTGTCCCGCCTGGCCGAGGCGAGCATCCTCGAACGCTACGTGTGA
- the radA gene encoding DNA repair protein RadA, producing the protein MATNSKATKSRAPSYRCTECGWSTIKWVGRCGECQAWGTVTEAGQTAIRTGAAAPTRAAVPIADVDATLAQTGSTGVGEFDRVLGGGLVPGSVVLMAGEPGIGKSTLALDVAARAARGGRRVLYVSGEESAAQVRLRGQRIGALADTLFLASETDLSTVLGHLEATAPSLVVVDSVQTIASSEIDGAPGNVGQVREVASALIQAAKSANIAAILIGHVTKDGAIAGPRVLEHLVDVVVQFEGERHSRLRLVRAVKNRFGPTDEVGCFDLGDSGIVGLPDPSGLFLTSRDRPVAGTCVTVTLEGRRPLVTEVQALVTESSGGSPRRTTSGLDSSRLAMVLAVLTRRAGVGVTSHDCYASTVGGVRLGEPSADLALALAVAGAHRNAPLPQGLVAIGEVGLAGDIRPVTGLPRRLNEAARIGFTRAVVPTGSLTEGPPPPGMQVREVGSIAEAVTLALGWGA; encoded by the coding sequence GTGGCGACCAACAGCAAGGCGACCAAGAGCCGGGCCCCGAGCTATCGGTGCACCGAGTGCGGCTGGAGCACGATCAAGTGGGTCGGCCGGTGCGGTGAGTGCCAGGCCTGGGGCACCGTCACCGAGGCCGGGCAGACCGCGATCCGGACAGGTGCGGCAGCGCCGACCCGGGCTGCGGTCCCGATCGCTGACGTCGACGCCACGCTCGCGCAGACCGGCAGCACCGGCGTCGGCGAGTTCGACCGGGTGCTGGGCGGCGGGCTCGTCCCCGGGTCTGTCGTGCTGATGGCCGGCGAGCCCGGCATCGGCAAGTCGACGCTGGCCCTGGACGTGGCCGCGCGGGCCGCCCGCGGGGGTCGGCGCGTGCTCTATGTCTCCGGTGAGGAGTCCGCGGCCCAGGTGCGGTTGCGTGGGCAGCGCATCGGAGCGCTGGCCGACACGCTCTTCCTCGCCTCCGAGACGGACCTGTCCACCGTGCTCGGGCACCTGGAGGCGACCGCGCCCTCACTCGTCGTGGTCGACTCGGTCCAGACCATCGCCAGCTCCGAGATCGACGGGGCGCCGGGCAACGTAGGCCAGGTGCGTGAGGTGGCCTCGGCCCTGATCCAGGCGGCCAAGTCCGCCAACATCGCGGCCATCCTGATCGGGCACGTCACCAAGGACGGGGCGATCGCCGGGCCGCGGGTCCTGGAGCACCTGGTCGACGTCGTGGTCCAGTTCGAGGGCGAGCGGCACTCACGGCTGCGGCTGGTGCGGGCGGTGAAGAACAGGTTCGGTCCCACCGACGAGGTCGGCTGCTTCGACCTGGGCGACTCCGGCATCGTCGGCCTGCCCGACCCCAGCGGCCTGTTCCTGACCAGCCGGGACCGACCGGTGGCGGGCACCTGCGTCACGGTGACGTTGGAGGGTCGACGACCGCTGGTCACCGAGGTGCAGGCGCTGGTGACGGAGAGCTCGGGCGGGTCGCCGCGGCGCACCACGAGCGGGCTGGACTCCTCGCGGCTGGCGATGGTGCTCGCGGTGCTGACCCGCCGCGCGGGCGTGGGCGTGACCTCGCACGACTGCTACGCCTCCACCGTCGGCGGGGTCCGGCTCGGCGAACCGTCGGCCGACCTCGCCCTGGCACTGGCCGTCGCCGGCGCCCACCGCAACGCCCCACTGCCCCAGGGTCTGGTGGCCATCGGCGAGGTCGGGCTGGCCGGCGACATCCGGCCGGTGACGGGACTGCCCCGGCGTCTGAACGAGGCTGCGCGCATCGGGTTCACCCGCGCCGTCGTGCCCACCGGATCGCTCACCGAGGGCCCTCCGCCCCCCGGCATGCAGGTGCGTGAGGTCGGGTCGATCGCAGAGGCGGTCACGCTCGCTCTGGGGTGGGGTGCCTGA
- a CDS encoding Ppx/GppA phosphatase family protein translates to MRLGVIDVGSNTVHLLVVDAHPGAHPLPDYSHKVDLRLAEQLTPDGTISPEGAARLSTFVRDCTEVAESRGVSELMGFATSAIREANNTDEVLEQVRRDSGVRLQVLSGDNEARLTFLAARRWFGWSSGRLFLIDIGGGSLELGAGIDEDADAVASLPLGAGRLTQELQQFGDNPSDADLKELRKRIRSEIASVHRPIVKVGAPDRVVGTSKTIRSLGRLCGAAPQADGPYVPRTLARADLTEWVPKLAAMTPVERANLPGISTSRAPQMLAGAMVIEAVMELFDVDQLDICPWALREGFILRRLDGLDY, encoded by the coding sequence ATGCGACTCGGTGTGATCGACGTCGGTTCCAACACCGTCCACCTGCTTGTCGTTGATGCGCACCCTGGTGCCCACCCGCTCCCGGACTACTCGCACAAGGTCGATCTGCGACTGGCTGAACAGCTGACCCCGGACGGGACGATCTCACCGGAGGGCGCGGCCCGGCTGTCCACCTTTGTGCGGGACTGCACCGAGGTCGCCGAGAGTCGCGGGGTCTCCGAGCTGATGGGGTTTGCCACCAGCGCCATCCGCGAGGCCAACAACACCGACGAGGTGCTCGAGCAGGTCCGCAGGGACTCCGGCGTGCGACTGCAGGTGCTCAGCGGCGACAACGAGGCCCGGCTGACCTTCCTCGCGGCCCGTCGGTGGTTCGGCTGGTCCTCCGGCCGCCTCTTCCTGATCGACATCGGTGGCGGCTCGCTCGAACTCGGCGCCGGGATCGACGAGGACGCCGATGCGGTCGCCAGCCTGCCGCTGGGGGCGGGTCGCCTGACGCAGGAGCTGCAGCAGTTCGGGGACAACCCCTCCGACGCGGACCTGAAGGAGCTGCGCAAGCGGATCCGCTCCGAGATCGCGTCCGTGCACCGGCCGATCGTCAAGGTCGGCGCACCGGACCGCGTGGTCGGGACGAGCAAGACGATCCGCTCGCTCGGGCGGCTCTGTGGTGCGGCCCCGCAGGCGGACGGTCCCTATGTCCCGCGCACCCTCGCCCGGGCGGACCTGACTGAGTGGGTGCCGAAGCTGGCGGCGATGACGCCGGTGGAGCGGGCCAACCTGCCGGGCATCTCCACCTCGCGGGCTCCGCAGATGCTGGCGGGGGCGATGGTGATCGAGGCGGTCATGGAGCTGTTCGACGTCGACCAGCTCGACATCTGTCCGTGGGCCCTGCGCGAGGGCTTCATCCTGCGCCGACTCGACGGGTTGGACTACTAG
- a CDS encoding sugar phosphate isomerase/epimerase family protein, with protein MSDSPVPSIPVLLSTSSVYPENCAYAFDLAERLGFDGIEIMVWTDPMTQEPGALQALSDLHALPIRAVHAPTLLLAQRLWGWEPWGKIDRSVQLAQEVGADVVVIHPPFRWQREYAEGFVEGIADRQGGTEVKLAVENMFPWRARNSEMQVYRPHWDPVEQTYQHVTLDSSHAATSSSDSVDLLHRLGDRVSHVHLGDGSGSFKDEHLVPGRGTQPLDTLLHTLVERGYQGAVSLEVGTRTRSVEQREADLAEALDFARTHLGQRPSAV; from the coding sequence ATGTCAGACAGTCCCGTGCCGAGCATCCCGGTGCTCCTGTCGACCTCCTCGGTCTATCCGGAGAACTGCGCCTACGCCTTTGACCTCGCTGAGCGACTGGGCTTCGACGGCATCGAGATCATGGTCTGGACCGACCCGATGACCCAGGAGCCCGGAGCCCTGCAGGCGCTGTCCGACCTGCACGCCCTGCCGATCCGGGCGGTCCATGCACCGACCCTGCTGCTCGCCCAGCGACTCTGGGGCTGGGAGCCCTGGGGCAAGATCGACCGCTCGGTGCAGCTGGCGCAGGAGGTGGGCGCCGACGTCGTGGTGATCCACCCGCCGTTCCGCTGGCAGCGGGAGTATGCCGAGGGTTTCGTCGAGGGGATCGCCGACCGCCAGGGCGGGACCGAGGTCAAGCTCGCCGTCGAGAACATGTTCCCGTGGCGGGCCCGCAACTCCGAGATGCAGGTCTACCGGCCGCACTGGGACCCGGTGGAGCAGACCTATCAGCACGTCACGCTGGACAGCTCGCACGCCGCCACGAGCTCGTCGGACTCGGTGGACCTGCTGCACAGGTTGGGCGACCGGGTCAGCCACGTCCACCTGGGAGACGGGTCCGGGTCATTCAAGGACGAGCACCTGGTTCCCGGCCGGGGCACCCAGCCCCTGGACACACTCCTGCACACGCTGGTGGAGCGGGGCTACCAGGGGGCGGTGAGTCTGGAGGTGGGCACCCGGACCCGGTCGGTGGAACAACGGGAGGCCGACCTGGCGGAGGCACTGGACTTTGCCCGAACCCACCTGGGCCAGAGGCCGTCTGCGGTCTAG